One Nesterenkonia populi DNA window includes the following coding sequences:
- a CDS encoding M16 family metallopeptidase yields MRTTIHPTTEGVLNDDAGSTVRRSVLPSGVRVLTEAMPGVRSVTIGYWIAVGSRDEAEHQYGSTHFLEHLLFKGTRTRSAMDIAAEFDAAGGESNAMTGKESTCYYARVLDTDLPIAAEVLTDLVTSAVIDAQEMETERGVILEELAMAEDDPTDVVHERFSEQVLSDHPLGRPIGGTTAAIRAAAREDVVDHYRRWYRPEELVITAAGGVDHDQLVGLVAEALEGSDWDVSGRGEPAPRRVGDVQTIPVREGVAHHRKGIEQSQVIIGGRGLAAGDQDRFALSLMHAILGGGMSSRLFQEVRERRGLAYATYSFSAGFTDAGYFGLYAGCLPEKVDIVTEVMVAELERIASEPVTAEELARAKGQLRGGTVLGMEDTASRMNRLGRAELVRGEFVDISDSLAEIEAVTAEDIARVARRLAESPRATTLVGPSAQA; encoded by the coding sequence ATGCGCACCACCATTCACCCCACCACTGAAGGCGTGCTCAACGACGACGCCGGGTCCACCGTCCGCCGCAGTGTGCTGCCCTCCGGGGTCAGGGTCCTCACCGAGGCTATGCCGGGGGTCCGCAGCGTGACCATCGGCTACTGGATCGCCGTCGGCTCCCGGGACGAGGCCGAGCACCAGTACGGCTCCACGCACTTCCTGGAGCACCTGCTGTTCAAAGGCACCCGCACCCGCTCCGCCATGGACATCGCCGCCGAGTTCGACGCCGCCGGAGGTGAGTCCAACGCCATGACCGGCAAGGAGTCCACCTGCTACTACGCCCGGGTCCTCGACACTGACCTGCCCATCGCCGCCGAGGTCCTCACCGACCTGGTGACCTCCGCGGTGATCGACGCGCAGGAGATGGAGACCGAGCGCGGGGTGATCCTCGAGGAGCTCGCCATGGCCGAGGACGACCCCACCGACGTCGTGCATGAGCGCTTCAGCGAGCAGGTCCTCTCCGACCACCCTCTGGGCCGGCCCATCGGGGGAACGACGGCAGCGATCCGGGCGGCGGCGCGTGAGGATGTGGTGGACCACTACCGGCGCTGGTATCGGCCCGAGGAGCTGGTGATCACCGCGGCCGGGGGAGTGGACCATGATCAGCTCGTCGGGCTCGTCGCCGAGGCCCTGGAGGGCAGCGACTGGGACGTCAGCGGTCGCGGCGAGCCCGCACCCAGGAGGGTGGGCGATGTGCAGACCATCCCGGTCCGCGAGGGCGTCGCGCATCACCGCAAGGGCATCGAGCAGTCCCAGGTGATCATCGGCGGACGTGGGCTCGCCGCGGGGGACCAGGACCGGTTCGCGCTCTCCCTGATGCACGCGATCCTGGGCGGGGGAATGTCCTCCCGCCTGTTCCAGGAGGTCCGGGAGCGCCGCGGCCTGGCCTACGCCACCTACAGCTTCTCCGCGGGGTTCACCGACGCCGGGTACTTCGGCCTGTACGCGGGCTGCCTGCCCGAGAAGGTGGACATCGTGACGGAGGTGATGGTCGCGGAGCTGGAGCGGATCGCCTCGGAGCCGGTGACGGCGGAGGAGCTGGCCCGGGCAAAGGGGCAGCTGCGCGGCGGCACGGTCCTCGGCATGGAGGACACCGCCTCCCGCATGAACCGGCTGGGCAGGGCGGAGCTGGTCCGCGGCGAATTCGTCGACATCTCCGACTCCCTGGCTGAGATCGAGGCGGTCACCGCCGAAGACATCGCCCGGGTGGCCCGCCGTCTCGCCGAATCTCCCCGCGCGACGACCCTCGTGGGCCCGTCAGCGCAGGCATAG
- a CDS encoding acetamidase/formamidase family protein produces the protein MTPSLTDSLILQPGTGHIPGDVYLATTPGSALWGWLPNAASSSVAELSSGRTITIDTLSHEGLLEDQGRNPEGYFRQFDVADVLQDAVDMAASDKTNSPEDGPHVVTGPIHVSGAKPGDVLKIDILQLARRVPYGIISNRHGFGALAGEYPEDMNSTPSRHIDSMVRDGTVSHFSWVEEHKGFEVGLIDAGQGRRARFPIEPFLGLMGTAPATSTPVPSSPPAEYGGNIDIKHAVEGSTLYLPVLTEGAGFYAGDPHFAQGNGEVALTALEASLRATLRLTVLPGSDKGETLGGAHGPVVETAAHWIPTGLDPDLNIAVQNATRNAIAFLHDRFGVPRSVALAYLSAGADFEVSQVVDGVKGIHCMIRKADWTAWV, from the coding sequence ATGACACCATCACTTACCGACTCCCTGATCCTCCAGCCCGGCACCGGGCACATTCCTGGTGACGTCTACCTAGCTACGACCCCTGGAAGTGCCCTATGGGGATGGTTGCCGAATGCCGCATCATCCTCAGTAGCTGAGCTGAGCTCCGGCCGAACCATCACCATCGACACCCTCTCTCACGAGGGTCTACTCGAGGATCAGGGCCGCAATCCAGAGGGATACTTCCGTCAGTTCGACGTAGCGGACGTACTCCAGGACGCGGTGGACATGGCTGCCAGCGATAAGACCAACAGTCCGGAGGACGGACCACATGTGGTGACCGGCCCGATTCATGTCTCTGGCGCCAAGCCAGGCGACGTCCTGAAGATAGATATTCTGCAACTGGCCCGCCGTGTGCCCTACGGAATCATCTCCAACCGGCACGGGTTCGGAGCTCTGGCCGGGGAATACCCCGAAGACATGAACTCCACTCCGAGCCGGCACATCGATTCGATGGTTCGTGACGGCACCGTTTCCCATTTCTCCTGGGTGGAGGAGCACAAGGGGTTCGAGGTGGGATTGATCGACGCGGGACAAGGACGCCGAGCGAGGTTCCCCATCGAACCATTCCTAGGACTAATGGGAACGGCCCCGGCTACGAGCACACCGGTGCCGTCTTCGCCACCTGCCGAATACGGAGGAAATATTGACATCAAGCACGCAGTGGAGGGCAGCACCCTCTATCTTCCAGTTCTCACTGAGGGCGCGGGATTCTATGCGGGCGATCCGCACTTCGCTCAGGGCAACGGGGAAGTAGCGCTCACTGCCCTGGAGGCCTCATTGCGAGCGACACTGCGACTGACCGTGCTACCCGGAAGCGACAAAGGTGAGACCCTAGGTGGCGCACACGGGCCCGTGGTGGAGACCGCTGCCCATTGGATCCCCACCGGGCTAGACCCGGACCTCAACATAGCTGTGCAGAACGCAACCCGAAATGCGATCGCGTTCCTCCACGACCGCTTCGGTGTGCCTCGATCTGTTGCCCTGGCCTACCTGTCAGCCGGAGCGGACTTTGAGGTCAGCCAGGTGGTGGACGGGGTCAAGGGGATCCACTGCATGATCCGCAAGGCCGACTGGACCGCCTGGGTCTGA
- a CDS encoding amino acid ABC transporter permease/ATP-binding protein produces the protein MTDFLHYLTFEYLWGGLWFTLQLTVGASIGGAAIGFVLAAMLLSPWRAVAMIARAYTTLYRGTPLILQLVFVFTALPQAGITFSPLQAGVIALALNEASFFADIFRSGVLGVGKGQKDAGRALGMKPPTLMRRIIAPQGFRQAIPALGNEVVATMKNSALASVIAVPELTLRTQQLASSTFDYFSIYFAAAVMYLLLTAAITVLQLGVEAAVTRRRPPLRLPWSRSTMSVPPQTKDKETTDESDIMVPEDLPEVSDLALRSQDGPSTMISIENVTKSYSKDLQVLKGIDLAVQQGEVVALLGPSGSGKSTLLRTINHLETIDDGQIRVNEVTVGYHQGQRISAGRAAEQRVEAGVGMVFQNFELFEHLSVRENIAGPLRWVYGYSNEEASQRAEGLLGQVGMSDRIDHYPDQLSGGQKQRVGIARALAPRPKALLLDEPTSALDPERVAEVLKVITDLARNTGLTMIIATHQLRFARNVADKIVLMADGVIIEEGSPQQVLDNPRDPRTQRFVRAMDAAEV, from the coding sequence ATGACTGACTTCCTCCACTACCTCACTTTTGAGTACCTCTGGGGCGGGCTCTGGTTCACCCTGCAGCTAACAGTGGGCGCATCAATCGGCGGTGCCGCGATCGGCTTCGTCCTCGCGGCAATGCTGCTCTCGCCGTGGCGGGCAGTGGCGATGATCGCCCGGGCCTACACCACTCTCTATCGCGGCACCCCGCTGATCTTGCAACTGGTATTCGTCTTTACGGCGCTGCCCCAAGCAGGCATCACTTTCAGCCCCCTGCAAGCGGGCGTGATTGCCCTCGCTTTGAACGAGGCTTCCTTTTTCGCCGACATTTTCCGCTCCGGAGTGCTCGGAGTAGGCAAGGGACAAAAAGACGCCGGACGGGCACTGGGCATGAAGCCGCCCACTTTGATGCGGCGCATTATTGCCCCGCAGGGGTTCCGTCAGGCGATCCCCGCCCTTGGCAATGAAGTCGTCGCGACCATGAAAAACTCCGCCCTAGCCTCAGTCATCGCGGTCCCCGAACTGACTCTCCGCACCCAACAACTAGCTTCCTCCACCTTTGATTATTTCTCCATCTACTTCGCCGCAGCGGTGATGTACCTGCTCCTCACTGCAGCCATCACAGTGCTCCAGCTGGGGGTGGAGGCCGCCGTGACCCGACGTCGTCCTCCATTGCGCCTGCCGTGGAGCCGCTCAACAATGAGCGTGCCTCCACAGACGAAGGACAAGGAAACCACAGATGAGAGCGACATCATGGTCCCGGAGGATTTGCCGGAGGTCTCCGACCTCGCGCTTCGCAGCCAGGATGGGCCATCCACGATGATCAGCATCGAGAATGTCACCAAGTCCTACTCAAAGGACTTGCAGGTGCTCAAGGGCATCGACCTGGCCGTCCAGCAGGGCGAGGTAGTCGCACTGCTGGGGCCCAGCGGATCCGGGAAGTCGACATTGCTTCGCACCATTAACCACCTTGAGACGATTGACGACGGACAGATCCGCGTCAACGAGGTCACTGTGGGCTACCACCAGGGACAGCGAATTTCGGCAGGACGTGCAGCCGAACAGCGCGTCGAGGCCGGCGTCGGCATGGTGTTTCAGAACTTCGAGCTGTTCGAGCATCTCAGCGTCCGGGAGAACATCGCTGGCCCACTGCGCTGGGTTTACGGGTACAGCAACGAGGAAGCCTCCCAGCGCGCCGAGGGACTTCTCGGCCAGGTGGGTATGTCCGATCGAATTGACCACTACCCGGATCAGCTCTCCGGCGGGCAAAAACAACGCGTAGGCATAGCCAGGGCGCTTGCCCCCCGCCCGAAAGCCCTGCTGCTAGATGAACCGACGAGCGCCCTGGACCCGGAACGTGTGGCCGAAGTTCTCAAGGTGATTACAGATCTTGCCCGTAACACAGGACTGACCATGATTATCGCCACCCATCAGCTGCGGTTCGCCCGCAACGTAGCCGACAAGATCGTCCTAATGGCCGACGGTGTGATCATTGAAGAGGGAAGCCCCCAACAGGTCCTAGACAATCCCAGGGATCCTCGCACGCAACGGTTCGTGCGTGCCATGGACGCCGCGGAGGTCTGA
- a CDS encoding ABC transporter substrate-binding protein: MRYKTLVSASATFAATVLTLAACGGDAESAADYEGPYEDLVSSDECEQLREDNPDLVGETRTNALNPHVPGYATVSDDNPNEYEGFDIDLGEAVGACLGFEVDYLSVGFSELIPTVDSGQADWILSNLYATEERAEGGVDFISYSHVYDGILVGDGNPEDITGIDTSLCGTTVALNRGYVEVPLVEAVGPDCEEIGEPAPELLLFDAAADCVQAVRSGQADSYMNDVNTVNRFIAEHPDELDSAETVMLDYEIAIGVPQGEHDFRDAVQEALMVIQENGLQEELAERWELDANHVAEPNILSVG; encoded by the coding sequence ATGCGCTACAAGACTCTGGTTTCTGCCAGTGCAACCTTCGCTGCAACTGTCCTGACCCTTGCCGCCTGTGGAGGGGACGCTGAATCTGCCGCCGACTATGAAGGCCCATACGAAGATCTGGTGAGCAGCGACGAGTGTGAACAGTTGCGCGAAGACAACCCCGACCTGGTGGGGGAAACAAGGACCAACGCCCTAAACCCCCACGTCCCCGGGTACGCGACTGTTTCCGATGACAACCCCAACGAATACGAAGGCTTCGACATCGACCTCGGGGAAGCTGTCGGCGCTTGTTTGGGGTTTGAGGTGGATTACCTCTCAGTCGGCTTCTCCGAACTTATCCCGACGGTGGACAGTGGCCAGGCGGATTGGATCCTCTCCAACCTCTACGCCACTGAGGAGCGAGCTGAGGGCGGCGTTGATTTCATCAGCTACTCCCACGTCTATGACGGCATCCTGGTAGGAGACGGAAACCCTGAGGACATCACCGGTATCGACACATCCCTCTGTGGGACGACAGTCGCTCTGAACCGAGGATATGTAGAAGTCCCCCTGGTGGAGGCCGTGGGCCCAGACTGTGAGGAAATCGGCGAACCGGCGCCTGAACTCCTCCTTTTCGACGCGGCGGCAGACTGTGTTCAAGCCGTGCGTTCGGGACAGGCCGATTCGTACATGAACGACGTCAACACGGTGAACCGTTTCATTGCCGAACATCCTGACGAGCTCGACTCCGCCGAGACCGTCATGCTCGACTACGAAATTGCCATTGGTGTCCCGCAGGGCGAGCACGACTTCCGCGACGCTGTCCAGGAAGCCTTGATGGTTATTCAGGAGAACGGCCTTCAGGAGGAACTAGCTGAACGCTGGGAGCTTGACGCTAATCATGTCGCTGAGCCGAATATCCTCTCCGTGGGCTGA
- a CDS encoding FadR/GntR family transcriptional regulator, with product MAEAHIPPLAFRSQNVAVMLAAHLEKLIATGILAPGAKLPAERELAKTLSVSRASLREALYDLEAKNLVERRPGRGTHVVEQGSHVQALQDLSSSRYGQDSAAELRRLVEPSVAALAAQRATESNLVQLRDVIDRSRHVRTAAHSLECDREFHLLLAHATFNPLITTLHSMTTEWTIELRTHSHTTQEGRSSSLRGHEEILAAVEAHDAGVAAEAMRRHLDEVRSLIAEEVPPTGGAA from the coding sequence GTGGCTGAGGCACATATCCCGCCATTGGCGTTTCGAAGCCAGAACGTGGCAGTCATGCTGGCGGCCCACCTTGAGAAGCTGATCGCCACTGGAATCCTGGCCCCAGGTGCAAAATTGCCAGCGGAACGCGAGCTGGCTAAGACTCTTTCCGTATCGAGAGCTTCTCTCAGAGAGGCGCTTTACGACCTCGAAGCCAAGAATCTGGTGGAGCGTCGTCCCGGACGGGGTACTCATGTGGTTGAGCAGGGAAGCCATGTTCAGGCATTGCAGGATCTCTCCTCCAGCCGATACGGGCAAGACAGCGCCGCGGAGCTTCGGAGGTTGGTCGAACCATCTGTGGCCGCTCTCGCCGCCCAGCGGGCAACCGAGTCGAACTTGGTGCAGTTGCGGGATGTGATTGATCGAAGCCGGCATGTACGTACCGCCGCGCATTCCCTAGAGTGCGATCGCGAATTTCATCTGCTCCTGGCGCACGCAACCTTCAACCCCTTGATTACTACGTTGCACAGCATGACCACGGAATGGACCATCGAGCTGCGGACACATTCGCACACAACCCAAGAGGGACGTTCGTCCTCGCTGAGAGGACATGAGGAGATCCTGGCTGCAGTGGAAGCGCATGATGCGGGTGTAGCAGCGGAAGCTATGCGGCGTCACTTGGACGAGGTGAGATCGCTCATCGCCGAAGAAGTCCCTCCAACAGGGGGCGCCGCCTGA
- a CDS encoding DUF1348 family protein, whose protein sequence is MWTYGESRLAVRFVYEWHDAAGSWFRSHGNENWELAGNGLMQRRVASINDQAIREKDRLFRWPSGPRPADHPGLTELGL, encoded by the coding sequence CTGTGGACCTATGGGGAGAGCCGGCTGGCCGTCCGATTCGTGTATGAGTGGCACGACGCCGCAGGGAGCTGGTTCCGCTCGCATGGCAACGAGAACTGGGAGTTGGCGGGCAACGGGCTGATGCAGCGTCGGGTCGCTTCGATCAATGATCAGGCCATCCGTGAGAAGGACCGGCTCTTCCGCTGGCCCTCCGGTCCGAGGCCGGCTGATCATCCCGGACTGACAGAGCTTGGCCTCTGA
- a CDS encoding DUF6318 family protein → MLTASTSALTFLLLTACGGEAETSEAASSAEPDADTSEAPQRDSGAEEEDEDSAPIPASSDGPAQNWPEPEIPEEIYEETEGGAEALLYYWWEVLNYARNTGDTDLLEQFSSGECIYCQHEVDLTRELYDEENGWWVNEAPAINNTYSRLEDDGESFYIFTLDSKPFELYIDGEHDYTADDPHTDVGWTGWGEFNGEHWVTSELQIVDPEQVGEQEESG, encoded by the coding sequence GTGCTCACTGCCAGCACCTCAGCCCTGACATTCCTGCTCCTCACCGCCTGCGGCGGTGAGGCAGAAACGAGCGAGGCGGCCTCCTCAGCAGAGCCCGACGCCGATACCTCAGAAGCACCGCAAAGGGACAGCGGAGCGGAGGAAGAGGACGAGGACAGCGCGCCCATCCCAGCCTCCTCAGACGGCCCCGCCCAAAACTGGCCCGAGCCAGAGATCCCTGAGGAAATCTACGAGGAGACCGAAGGGGGAGCGGAGGCCCTCCTTTATTACTGGTGGGAAGTGCTGAACTACGCCCGGAACACGGGAGACACAGACCTGCTTGAACAGTTCTCAAGCGGTGAGTGCATCTACTGCCAACACGAGGTCGACCTCACCCGAGAGCTTTACGACGAGGAGAACGGGTGGTGGGTAAATGAGGCTCCGGCCATCAACAACACATACTCCCGCCTGGAAGACGATGGGGAGTCGTTTTACATCTTCACCCTCGACTCCAAGCCTTTTGAGCTCTATATCGACGGAGAGCACGATTATACGGCGGACGATCCACACACAGATGTCGGTTGGACGGGCTGGGGTGAGTTCAACGGTGAGCACTGGGTGACGAGCGAGCTCCAAATCGTCGACCCAGAGCAGGTTGGGGAGCAGGAGGAAAGCGGATGA
- a CDS encoding MoaD/ThiS family protein, with the protein MMTESFAHTDTVLARGTSVVVRFYAGAAEAAGAEELTLPLPRTAMPLGDFVDQLPGMLPAGDGSAPSMERVCARSSFLVNGTRAKRESGVINDGDRLDILPPFAGG; encoded by the coding sequence ATGATGACTGAGTCGTTTGCGCATACGGATACGGTGCTGGCTCGCGGCACGTCGGTGGTGGTCCGTTTTTATGCGGGTGCGGCTGAGGCTGCGGGGGCTGAGGAGCTGACTCTGCCGCTGCCGCGCACTGCGATGCCGTTGGGTGATTTTGTGGACCAGCTGCCGGGGATGCTCCCTGCCGGGGATGGTTCGGCGCCGTCGATGGAGCGGGTGTGTGCGCGGTCGAGTTTCCTGGTCAATGGGACTCGCGCGAAGCGGGAGTCTGGTGTGATCAACGACGGCGACCGGTTGGACATCCTTCCGCCCTTCGCGGGCGGCTGA
- the moaA gene encoding GTP 3',8-cyclase MoaA, with protein MKTSVSIMPKVPGAEPPPASPNPLEAGLVDQFGRRATDLRISLIDKCNLRCTYCMPENGLPWLKKDQLMTLDEVVRLVRIGVDTFGVRELRLTGGEPLVRHDLVDVIAGIRAEHPDLPIAMTTNAIGLEKKAQALADAGLDRVNISLDSIHKETFAQLTRRDQLEKVLVGVHAAAEAGLTPLKVNAVLMRGINDAEAADLLAWCLENGFELRFIEHMPLDADQNWKREGTVSAAETRALLSQRYDLSPTQENRDGAPAERFDVQDQGSGELLGRVGVIASVTEPFCSACTRTRVTAEGRVMSCLFSAEEYDLMHLLRDDTKSDDDVAQRWAGAMWAKPAAHGSSRPGFEREGFSRPERSMSAIGG; from the coding sequence ATGAAGACCAGCGTATCCATCATGCCGAAGGTGCCGGGGGCTGAGCCGCCGCCTGCGTCTCCGAATCCGCTTGAGGCGGGGCTGGTGGATCAGTTCGGCCGCCGGGCCACAGATCTGCGGATCTCTCTGATCGATAAGTGCAATCTGCGGTGCACGTACTGCATGCCGGAGAATGGGCTGCCGTGGCTGAAGAAGGATCAGCTGATGACCTTGGATGAGGTGGTTCGGCTGGTGCGCATCGGCGTGGACACCTTCGGGGTGCGGGAGCTGCGGCTGACTGGTGGTGAGCCGCTGGTTCGGCACGATTTGGTGGATGTGATCGCGGGGATCCGCGCGGAGCACCCGGACCTGCCGATCGCGATGACGACGAATGCGATCGGTCTGGAGAAGAAGGCGCAGGCTTTGGCGGATGCCGGCTTGGATCGGGTGAATATTTCTCTGGACTCCATCCATAAGGAGACGTTTGCGCAGCTGACTCGCCGTGATCAGCTGGAGAAGGTGCTGGTGGGTGTGCACGCTGCGGCTGAGGCGGGGCTGACTCCGTTGAAGGTGAACGCGGTGCTGATGCGCGGGATCAATGATGCCGAGGCTGCGGATCTGCTGGCATGGTGCTTGGAGAACGGCTTTGAGCTGCGGTTCATTGAGCACATGCCTTTGGACGCGGATCAGAATTGGAAGCGTGAGGGGACTGTTTCTGCGGCGGAGACGCGGGCGCTGCTGTCTCAGCGGTATGACCTCTCCCCCACTCAGGAGAACCGGGACGGCGCTCCGGCTGAGCGCTTCGATGTGCAGGATCAGGGCTCTGGTGAGCTGCTGGGGCGTGTGGGTGTGATTGCGAGCGTGACGGAGCCGTTCTGCTCCGCGTGCACTCGGACCCGGGTGACTGCGGAAGGCCGGGTGATGAGCTGCTTGTTCTCCGCGGAGGAGTATGACCTCATGCATCTGCTGCGTGATGACACCAAGTCTGATGATGATGTTGCGCAGCGGTGGGCGGGTGCGATGTGGGCGAAGCCTGCGGCGCATGGTTCGTCTCGTCCTGGTTTTGAGCGGGAGGGCTTTTCTCGTCCGGAGCGTTCGATGAGCGCGATCGGCGGCTGA
- the glp gene encoding gephyrin-like molybdotransferase Glp — protein sequence MTGNSTGPSSAEQGAEPLIAPGEHGNAAGHHNNAPHRASVEEHIRRLAEVLSTALRARRTETLPIGANRLAGRVSAQRITAPMGLPGFDNSQMDGFALRSADLALPEAELPAAGIAPAGSAPQQLPERTAIAVMTGAPIPDGADLVIPVEKTQDGFKDAQRGGTVRFHGLAAEDLVAGTFIRRAGSDIAAGDVLAEAGQRLTPAVLGALAGCGVAQVPVLEQIRTLLVSTGEEIRAPGETLSPGELYDANGALLTGVLEELGHQVRSAQLATDQPESFGEQLDALLAEHRPHLLVTVGGVSAGAYEVVRQTFGQRGVSFGSVAQQPGGPQGWGTLHTGQHQTGVICLPGNPVSAAVSLETLVRPALTDAAPETPPQRRIEVRLAEPLTSKLGVAQYRRVTLRPGNGGEPSATPVGGPSSHLLGHLARADALLELTPQDTDVPAGAPRTALLLPGRSAP from the coding sequence ATGACAGGCAATTCTACGGGTCCCAGCTCTGCTGAACAGGGGGCAGAGCCGCTCATCGCGCCGGGTGAACACGGGAATGCCGCAGGTCATCACAACAACGCACCACACCGCGCCAGTGTCGAAGAGCACATCCGCCGCCTCGCCGAAGTGCTCAGCACCGCCCTCCGAGCACGGCGAACCGAGACCCTCCCCATCGGCGCCAACAGGCTCGCCGGACGTGTCAGCGCCCAGCGCATCACCGCACCCATGGGCCTGCCCGGGTTCGACAATTCCCAGATGGACGGGTTCGCCCTCCGTTCCGCCGACCTCGCCCTCCCCGAGGCCGAGCTGCCGGCAGCAGGCATCGCCCCCGCCGGCTCCGCGCCCCAGCAGCTCCCCGAACGAACCGCGATCGCGGTGATGACAGGCGCCCCCATCCCCGACGGCGCGGACCTCGTCATCCCCGTCGAGAAGACCCAGGACGGGTTCAAGGACGCGCAGAGAGGCGGAACCGTCCGATTCCACGGGCTGGCCGCCGAGGACCTCGTGGCCGGCACCTTCATCCGTCGCGCCGGCTCAGACATCGCCGCCGGGGACGTGCTCGCGGAGGCCGGGCAGCGGCTGACCCCAGCGGTGCTCGGCGCGCTCGCCGGCTGCGGCGTCGCCCAAGTCCCCGTCCTCGAGCAGATCCGCACCCTGCTGGTCTCCACCGGAGAAGAGATACGCGCCCCCGGTGAGACCCTCAGCCCAGGGGAGCTGTACGACGCCAACGGCGCCCTGCTCACCGGGGTGCTGGAAGAGCTCGGGCACCAGGTCCGCTCCGCGCAGCTGGCCACCGACCAGCCCGAAAGCTTCGGCGAGCAGCTCGACGCGCTCCTCGCCGAGCACCGGCCGCACCTGCTCGTCACCGTTGGAGGCGTCAGCGCCGGCGCCTACGAAGTCGTCCGCCAGACGTTCGGCCAGCGCGGAGTGAGCTTCGGCTCCGTCGCCCAGCAGCCCGGGGGACCCCAAGGCTGGGGCACCCTTCACACCGGCCAGCACCAGACAGGGGTGATCTGCCTGCCCGGCAACCCCGTCTCAGCGGCCGTGTCGCTGGAAACCCTCGTCAGGCCCGCCCTCACCGACGCGGCCCCAGAGACCCCGCCGCAGCGCCGCATCGAGGTCCGCCTCGCCGAACCGCTGACCTCCAAGCTCGGCGTCGCCCAATACCGCAGGGTCACGCTCCGCCCGGGCAACGGCGGCGAGCCCTCCGCCACGCCCGTGGGCGGGCCCAGCTCGCACCTGCTCGGCCACCTCGCCCGCGCCGACGCCCTCCTCGAACTGACCCCCCAGGACACCGACGTTCCCGCCGGCGCCCCCCGCACAGCCCTGCTGCTTCCCGGACGCAGCGCACCATGA
- the moaC gene encoding cyclic pyranopterin monophosphate synthase MoaC codes for MTEPQLSHVREDGSAHMVDVSEKAATSRTAQAQAVVETTDEVTALLSSGGLPKGDALATARIGGIMAAKKTPELIPLCHPLPVTNVTVDLEVGAPASNAVTITSRVKTTGQTGVEMEALTAAAVAALTLYDMIKAVDKAAVITDQKVLAKSGGKSGDWERS; via the coding sequence GTGACTGAACCGCAGCTCTCCCACGTCCGCGAGGACGGCAGCGCCCACATGGTCGACGTCTCCGAGAAAGCCGCCACCTCCCGCACTGCCCAAGCCCAAGCCGTGGTCGAGACCACCGACGAGGTCACCGCCCTCCTCAGCAGCGGCGGGCTGCCCAAGGGCGACGCGCTCGCCACCGCCCGCATCGGCGGAATCATGGCCGCCAAGAAGACCCCCGAGCTCATCCCGCTCTGCCACCCTCTGCCGGTGACCAACGTGACCGTAGACTTGGAAGTCGGTGCGCCAGCCTCCAACGCCGTCACCATCACCTCCCGGGTGAAGACCACAGGCCAGACCGGCGTGGAGATGGAGGCGCTCACTGCCGCCGCGGTGGCCGCCCTGACCCTGTACGACATGATCAAAGCCGTGGACAAGGCCGCCGTCATCACCGACCAGAAGGTCCTGGCCAAGTCCGGCGGCAAATCCGGCGACTGGGAGAGGTCCTGA
- a CDS encoding MogA/MoaB family molybdenum cofactor biosynthesis protein, with protein MFYEDHDAGARVIAPVIVSTRAATGQRKDESAPVIAELASEIGFVCRPPVIIPDGEGVLAALSELLVQTEPQVIVTSGGTGLTPDDLTPEYTVPLLDKEIPGIMEAVRAHGRAQNPLASLSRGVAGVAGRTVVVNLPGSPKAVREGMEVLVPLLPHLCDQVADIRAHDDWGSRTPTSEVPEGEAPSHE; from the coding sequence ATGTTCTATGAAGATCACGACGCCGGCGCCCGGGTGATCGCCCCGGTGATCGTCTCCACCCGCGCCGCCACCGGCCAACGCAAGGACGAGTCCGCACCGGTCATCGCCGAGCTCGCCTCAGAGATCGGGTTCGTCTGCCGACCCCCGGTGATCATCCCCGACGGCGAAGGGGTCCTGGCCGCGCTCTCCGAGCTGCTGGTGCAGACCGAGCCGCAGGTCATCGTCACCTCCGGCGGCACCGGCCTCACCCCTGATGACCTCACGCCTGAGTACACGGTCCCGCTGCTGGACAAGGAGATCCCCGGCATCATGGAGGCTGTGCGCGCCCACGGCCGGGCCCAGAACCCGCTGGCCTCCCTCTCCCGGGGGGTCGCAGGGGTGGCCGGCCGCACCGTGGTCGTCAACCTGCCCGGCTCGCCCAAAGCGGTCCGAGAAGGCATGGAGGTGCTCGTCCCGCTGCTGCCGCACCTGTGCGACCAGGTGGCCGACATCCGCGCCCACGACGACTGGGGCAGCAGAACCCCCACCTCCGAGGTGCCCGAAGGAGAAGCGCCCAGCCATGAGTGA